From Magnetospirillum sp. WYHS-4, the proteins below share one genomic window:
- a CDS encoding ABC transporter ATP-binding protein codes for MSRLLEVADLRVSFGAAEAVRGVSFHIDRGETLALVGESGSGKSVSALSVVQLLPYPLARHPSGSVRFQGEELMGAPAHRLQAVRGDRIAMIFQEPLTSLNPLHSIERQIAETLLLHRATTRRQARERVIELLHLVGLPEAEGRLDALPHEFSGGQQQRAMIAMALANEPDLLIADEPTTALDVTIQAQILKLLKDLQARLGMAMLFITHDLGIVRKIADRVAVMTQGRIVEEGPTARIFAGPDHDYTRRLLAAEPKGLPDPADPAQPELAAGREVKVWFPIKKGLFRRTVDHVKAVDGITLSVKRGHTLGVVGESGSGKTTLGRALIRLEASRGAVLFDGHDLQGLAGNDLRRLRRRMQIVFQDPYGSLSPRLSVGQIVEEGLLVHGLGGDAGERRALIGRALDEVGLEAAMQDRYPHEFSGGQRQRIAIARALALKPDLIVLDEPTSALDMSVQAQIVELLRDLQRRHGLAYLFISHDLKVVRALAHDILVMRRGRAVEQGPAHEIFTRPRDPYTRALMSAAFDLEELPPYEGS; via the coding sequence ATGAGCCGCCTGCTGGAAGTCGCCGACCTGCGGGTGTCGTTCGGTGCCGCCGAAGCGGTCCGGGGCGTGTCCTTCCACATCGACCGGGGCGAGACCTTGGCGTTGGTGGGCGAAAGCGGTTCCGGCAAGTCGGTGAGCGCGCTTTCGGTGGTGCAGCTCCTGCCCTATCCCTTGGCCCGGCATCCCTCGGGCAGCGTGCGTTTCCAGGGCGAGGAACTGATGGGGGCGCCCGCCCATCGCCTGCAGGCCGTTCGCGGCGACCGCATCGCCATGATCTTCCAAGAGCCGCTCACCTCGCTCAATCCGCTCCACTCCATCGAAAGGCAGATCGCCGAGACTCTTTTGCTGCATCGGGCGACGACGCGCCGCCAGGCCCGCGAACGGGTGATCGAACTGCTGCATCTGGTGGGCCTGCCCGAGGCCGAAGGCCGCCTGGACGCCCTGCCCCACGAATTCTCGGGCGGCCAGCAGCAACGGGCGATGATCGCCATGGCGCTCGCCAACGAGCCCGACCTGCTGATCGCTGACGAACCCACCACGGCCCTGGACGTCACCATCCAGGCCCAGATCCTCAAGCTGCTGAAGGACCTGCAGGCCCGGCTCGGGATGGCCATGCTGTTCATCACCCACGACCTGGGCATCGTGCGCAAGATCGCCGACCGGGTGGCGGTGATGACCCAGGGCCGTATCGTCGAGGAAGGCCCCACCGCCCGCATCTTCGCCGGCCCCGACCACGACTACACCCGCCGCCTGCTGGCCGCCGAACCCAAGGGCCTGCCCGATCCCGCAGACCCCGCTCAGCCCGAACTGGCGGCCGGGCGCGAGGTCAAGGTCTGGTTCCCGATCAAAAAGGGCTTGTTCCGCCGGACCGTCGATCACGTCAAGGCGGTGGACGGCATCACCCTGTCGGTGAAGCGCGGCCATACCCTGGGGGTGGTGGGGGAAAGCGGATCGGGCAAGACGACCCTGGGGCGGGCGCTGATCCGCCTGGAAGCCAGCCGGGGCGCGGTGCTGTTCGACGGCCACGACCTGCAAGGCTTGGCCGGGAACGATCTGCGCCGGTTGCGGCGGCGCATGCAGATCGTCTTCCAGGACCCTTACGGATCGCTCAGCCCCCGCCTGTCGGTGGGCCAGATCGTCGAAGAAGGCCTCCTGGTGCACGGTTTGGGCGGCGATGCCGGGGAACGGCGCGCCCTGATCGGCCGCGCCCTGGATGAAGTGGGGCTGGAAGCGGCCATGCAGGACCGCTATCCCCACGAATTCTCGGGCGGTCAGCGCCAGCGCATCGCCATCGCCCGCGCCCTGGCGTTGAAGCCCGATCTGATCGTGCTGGACGAACCGACCAGCGCGCTCGACATGTCGGTCCAGGCCCAGATCGTCGAGCTGCTGCGCGACCTGCAACGCCGCCACGGCCTGGCCTACCTGTTCATCAGCCACGACCTGAAGGTGGTGCGCGCTCTGGCCCACGACATCCTGGTCATGCGCCGTGGCCGGGCGGTGGAACAGGGGCCGGCCCACGAGATCTTCACCCGCCCGCGCGATCCCTACACCCGCGCCCTGATGTCTGCCGCTTTCGATTTAGAGGAATTGCCACCCTACGAGGGTTCGTAG
- a CDS encoding ABC transporter permease has product MPRLTPMDRRRLANFRANRRGYWSLWLFLGLFFASLFAEFVANDKPILLSYEGGLYMPVFKSYPETVFGGFLETETDYRDAEIKAAIEAKGWMVWPAIPYSFRTVNYHLTVPAPAPPSRDNWLGTDDQGRDVLARLIYGFRISVLFGLALTLVSSLVGIAAGAVQGYFGGLVDLLFQRFIEIWDGLPMLFLLIILASIVEPNFGWLLFIMLLFSWMGLVGVVRAEFLRARNFDYVRAARALGVSDVRIMVRHILPNAMVATFTFLPFILSGSITTLTALDFLGFGLPPGSASLGELLGQGKANLHAPWLGLTAFFVLAATLSLLVFIGEAVRDAFDPRKIFR; this is encoded by the coding sequence ATGCCTAGGCTGACCCCGATGGATCGGCGCCGGCTCGCCAACTTCCGCGCCAACCGGCGCGGCTATTGGTCGCTGTGGCTGTTCCTGGGCCTCTTTTTCGCCAGCCTGTTCGCCGAATTCGTCGCCAACGACAAGCCCATCTTGCTGTCCTACGAGGGCGGCCTCTACATGCCGGTGTTCAAGAGTTATCCGGAAACCGTCTTCGGCGGCTTCCTGGAGACCGAGACCGACTACCGCGACGCCGAGATCAAGGCGGCCATCGAGGCCAAGGGCTGGATGGTCTGGCCGGCCATTCCCTACAGCTTTCGCACCGTGAACTACCACCTGACGGTGCCGGCCCCGGCCCCGCCTTCCCGAGACAACTGGCTGGGTACCGACGACCAGGGGCGGGACGTGCTGGCGCGGCTGATCTACGGCTTTCGCATCTCGGTGCTGTTCGGCCTGGCGCTGACCCTGGTCAGTTCCCTGGTGGGCATCGCGGCCGGTGCCGTGCAGGGCTATTTCGGTGGCCTGGTCGATCTGCTTTTCCAGCGCTTCATCGAGATCTGGGACGGTCTGCCCATGCTGTTCCTGCTCATCATCCTGGCCAGTATCGTCGAGCCGAATTTCGGCTGGCTGCTGTTCATCATGCTGCTGTTTTCCTGGATGGGGCTGGTGGGCGTGGTGCGCGCCGAATTCCTGCGCGCCCGCAATTTCGACTACGTGCGCGCCGCCCGCGCCCTGGGGGTGAGCGACGTCCGCATCATGGTCCGCCACATCCTGCCCAACGCCATGGTGGCGACCTTCACCTTCCTGCCCTTCATCCTGTCGGGGTCGATCACCACGCTCACCGCGCTGGATTTCCTGGGTTTCGGCCTGCCGCCCGGCTCGGCCTCCTTAGGCGAGTTGCTGGGCCAGGGCAAGGCCAACCTGCATGCCCCCTGGCTGGGGCTGACCGCTTTCTTCGTGCTGGCGGCGACCTTGAGCCTGCTGGTGTTCATCGGCGAGGCGGTGCGCGACGCCTTCGACCCGCGAAAGATCTTCAGATGA
- a CDS encoding microcin C ABC transporter permease YejB has product MLAYIARRLLLIVPTLLGIMVMNFVIVQAAPGGPVEQMISKITGMGVEATARVGGQAGGEAGRAAPVPGGGEASRYRGARGLDPDFVKEIERQFGFDKPAHERFLMMLSSYVRFDFGSSYFRDRQVIDLILDKMPVSISLGLWTTLLVYLISIPLGVAKAVRDGSRFDVWSSGLVIVGHAVPGFLFAILLIVLFAGGRYFAWFPLRGLYSDNFADLSFWAKVADYFWHLALPILSMVIGGFASLTLLTKNSFLEEINKQYVVTARAKGLGERRVLYGHIFRNAMLIVIAGFPAALVGILFTGSMLIEVIFSLDGLGQLGFEAAINRDYPVMFGTLYIYSLLGLVLKIVSDVTYMLVDPRIDFERRHA; this is encoded by the coding sequence ATGCTCGCCTATATCGCCCGTCGCCTTTTGCTGATCGTGCCCACCCTGCTGGGCATCATGGTGATGAACTTCGTCATCGTGCAGGCGGCGCCGGGCGGTCCGGTCGAACAGATGATCTCCAAGATCACCGGCATGGGGGTGGAAGCCACCGCCCGCGTCGGCGGCCAGGCGGGCGGCGAGGCCGGCCGGGCGGCCCCGGTGCCGGGGGGCGGCGAGGCTTCCAGGTACCGGGGCGCCCGCGGCCTCGATCCCGACTTCGTCAAGGAGATCGAACGCCAGTTCGGCTTCGACAAGCCGGCCCACGAACGCTTTCTGATGATGCTGTCCAGCTATGTGCGCTTCGATTTCGGGTCCAGCTACTTCCGCGACCGCCAGGTCATCGACCTGATCCTGGACAAGATGCCGGTGTCCATCTCGCTGGGTTTGTGGACCACCCTGCTGGTCTACCTGATCTCGATTCCGTTGGGCGTCGCCAAGGCGGTGCGCGACGGCTCGCGCTTCGACGTGTGGAGTAGCGGCTTGGTGATCGTCGGCCACGCGGTGCCCGGCTTCCTGTTCGCCATCCTTCTGATCGTGCTGTTCGCCGGGGGGCGCTATTTCGCCTGGTTCCCCTTGCGCGGGCTCTATTCCGACAATTTCGCCGACCTGTCGTTCTGGGCCAAGGTCGCCGATTACTTCTGGCACCTGGCCCTGCCCATCCTGTCCATGGTGATCGGCGGCTTCGCCAGCCTGACCCTCTTGACCAAGAACTCCTTCCTGGAGGAAATCAACAAGCAGTACGTGGTCACCGCCCGCGCCAAGGGCCTGGGCGAACGACGCGTGCTCTACGGCCACATCTTCCGCAACGCCATGCTGATCGTGATCGCGGGCTTTCCCGCGGCCCTGGTGGGCATCCTGTTCACCGGTTCCATGCTGATCGAGGTGATCTTCTCCTTGGACGGGCTGGGCCAACTGGGTTTCGAGGCGGCGATCAACCGGGACTATCCGGTGATGTTCGGGACGCTCTACATCTACTCCCTGCTGGGGCTGGTGCTGAAGATCGTCAGCGACGTGACCTACATGCTGGTCGATCCGCGCATCGACTTCGAGAGGCGCCATGCCTAG
- the purD gene encoding phosphoribosylamine--glycine ligase, producing MKVLVVGSGGREHALCWAIAQSPLCEKLYCAPGNAGIAAVAECLDIAERIALVVVGPEAPLVAGLADKLEDAGIMVFGPSAAAAALEGSKAFMKDICAKYGIPTAAFGTFDEPDAAKEYIMRLPARLVVKADGLAAGKGVILCHNHNEAFAAIDHIMTERAFGEAGDQVIIEEFLEGEEASFFALVDGERAIPLASAQDHKAAYDGDKGPNTGGMGAYSPAPVVDAAMEKRVMDKIVTPLIKAMAAEGRPYKGVLFAGLMIAKDGPRLLEINVRFGDPECQALLLRLKSDLLEALVACAEGRLDDVKLKWRKEASLVVVMAAQGYPGHYEKGSEIKGLDKAADRDGVVVFHAGTKASGNGRVLANGGRVLGVAGRGKTVKEAQKKAYAAVDAIHWPDGFCRRDIGWRAIERA from the coding sequence ATGAAGGTTCTGGTGGTCGGGTCCGGGGGTCGCGAGCATGCTCTCTGCTGGGCGATTGCTCAATCTCCGCTTTGCGAAAAGCTCTATTGCGCGCCCGGCAATGCCGGCATCGCGGCGGTCGCCGAATGCCTGGATATCGCTGAGCGAATCGCCCTGGTGGTCGTCGGCCCCGAGGCGCCCCTGGTGGCGGGCCTCGCCGACAAGCTGGAAGACGCCGGGATCATGGTCTTCGGCCCCAGCGCGGCCGCCGCCGCCCTGGAAGGTTCCAAGGCTTTCATGAAGGACATCTGCGCCAAGTACGGCATTCCCACCGCCGCCTTCGGCACCTTCGACGAACCCGACGCCGCCAAGGAATACATCATGCGCCTGCCGGCCCGCCTGGTGGTGAAGGCGGACGGCCTGGCGGCCGGCAAGGGGGTGATCCTCTGCCACAACCACAACGAGGCCTTCGCCGCCATCGACCACATCATGACCGAACGAGCCTTCGGCGAGGCGGGCGATCAGGTCATCATCGAGGAATTCCTGGAAGGCGAGGAAGCCAGCTTCTTCGCCCTGGTGGACGGCGAACGGGCCATCCCGCTGGCTTCCGCGCAGGATCACAAGGCGGCCTACGACGGGGACAAGGGACCCAACACCGGCGGCATGGGGGCCTATTCGCCGGCTCCGGTGGTCGATGCGGCCATGGAAAAGCGGGTGATGGACAAGATCGTCACCCCGCTGATCAAGGCCATGGCGGCCGAGGGGCGCCCCTACAAGGGCGTGCTGTTCGCCGGCCTGATGATCGCTAAGGACGGGCCCCGGCTGCTGGAGATCAACGTCCGCTTCGGCGATCCCGAATGCCAGGCCCTGCTCTTGCGTCTCAAGTCCGACCTGCTGGAGGCCCTGGTGGCCTGCGCCGAGGGCCGGCTGGACGACGTCAAGCTCAAGTGGCGCAAGGAAGCCTCGCTGGTGGTGGTGATGGCCGCCCAGGGCTATCCCGGCCATTACGAGAAAGGCTCCGAGATCAAGGGGCTGGACAAGGCCGCCGATCGAGACGGGGTCGTGGTGTTCCATGCCGGGACCAAGGCGTCCGGCAACGGGCGGGTTCTGGCCAACGGCGGTCGCGTGTTGGGCGTCGCCGGACGCGGCAAGACGGTCAAGGAAGCCCAGAAGAAGGCTTACGCGGCCGTCGACGCCATCCACTGGCCGGACGGCTTCTGCCGCCGCGACATCGGCTGGCGGGCCATCGAAAGGGCCTGA